A stretch of the Tachyglossus aculeatus isolate mTacAcu1 chromosome 6, mTacAcu1.pri, whole genome shotgun sequence genome encodes the following:
- the LOC119929465 gene encoding olfactory receptor 13H1-like, translating into MNELSEANYTEVTEFILVGLSHQPKSQIIFFCILLHLYLGTIVGNTFIIMVVWKEPRLHTPMYFFLCNLSFVDLCSTTTLVPLALVNCLRDCPTITYNDCFAQMTISIFWSTTECWLLVVMAYDRFVAISNPLHYAVIMTMRACFQITATMWISSFLLALLPVVTVPLRFCAGHNVVNHFACEVEAILKLVCSDTTVSEILMWINSIFIMPLPFLFILLSYIRILVAVLKIPSTAGRRKAFSTCGSHLTVVTIYYGTLISIYLKPQNKDSMDQDKIIFLFYGIVIPMMNPPIYTLRNKDMIGALRKVAGRTKRVRLSV; encoded by the coding sequence atgaatgaactgagcgagGCCAACTACACTGAGGTCACAGAATTCATCCTGGTTGGACTTTCCCATCAGCCCAAAAGTCAAATCATTTTCTTCTGTATCTTGCTCCATCTCTATCTGGGAACCATCGTGGgaaataccttcatcattatggtagtgtggaaagagcctcgaCTTCACACCccaatgtatttcttcctctgcaATCTGTCCTTTGTTGACCTGTGTTCCACCACCACCTTGGTGCCTCTGGCCCTCGTCAACTGCCTGAGAGACTGCCCCACTATAACCTACAATGACTGCTTCGCCCAAATGACCATCTCCATCTTCTGGAGCACCACCGAGTGCTGGCTGTTGGTCGTCATGGCTTATGACCGATTTGTCGCCATATCGAACCCCCTGCATTACGCGGTGATCATGACAATGAGGGCTTGTTTCCAGATTACCGCTACCATGTGGATAAGTAGCTTCCTGCTGGCCCTACTTCCTGTGGTCACCGTACCGCTTCGGTTTTGTGCTGGGCACAATGTAGTGAACCATTTTGCATGTGAGGTGGAAGCCATCTTAAAGCTGGTCTGCTCTGACACCACTGTCAGTGAGATCCTGATGTGGATAAACTCGATCTTCATCATGCCCCTCCCCTTTCTGTTTATCCTCCTCTCTTATATCCGGATCTTGGTGGCAGTCTTGAAAATTCCCTCTACAGCTGGGCGGaggaaagctttctccacctgtggatcGCACCTGACTGTTGTGACCATCTACTATGGGACCCTCATCTCTATTTATCTCAAACCTCAGAACAAAGACAGTATGGACCAGGACAAAATAATCTTTCTATTTTATGGAATAGTGATCCCCATGATGAACCCTCCCATTTATACGTTGAGAAACAAGGATATGATAGGAGCCCTAAGAAAGGTAGCTGGGAGAACCAAACGAGTAAGGCTTTCAGTGTGA